The following are encoded in a window of Chryseobacterium sp. genomic DNA:
- a CDS encoding SOS response-associated peptidase family protein, whose translation MCNRVDNFGISIEKISEELNAEEAEEKYYSATEVNAFDRPALPVILDHHGRKITHATWGLSKEIPKDRPALGINLTAEKANTLYKNYLSNRCVIPVSGFYDWMHVSNPGKKMPLKVKHRMHWKEADHFYLAGLFDVWDNNEIGFGIVTTQANELMRAIHNSKHRMPICMNREMAHRFLNEEPIENFTYPTFDPALTADNREPEKMPLTLF comes from the coding sequence ATGTGCAACAGAGTCGATAATTTCGGGATATCCATCGAAAAAATTTCAGAGGAGCTGAATGCTGAGGAAGCTGAGGAAAAGTATTACTCAGCGACAGAAGTGAATGCTTTCGACAGGCCAGCCCTTCCTGTGATTCTGGACCATCACGGCAGGAAGATCACCCACGCCACCTGGGGATTGAGTAAGGAAATCCCCAAAGACCGGCCGGCCCTCGGAATTAACCTGACGGCCGAAAAAGCAAATACACTCTACAAAAACTACCTGAGCAACCGCTGTGTGATTCCAGTAAGTGGTTTTTACGACTGGATGCATGTAAGTAATCCCGGAAAAAAGATGCCCCTGAAGGTTAAGCACAGGATGCACTGGAAGGAGGCCGACCATTTCTATCTGGCGGGCCTGTTCGATGTCTGGGATAATAATGAAATTGGATTTGGCATAGTAACTACACAGGCCAATGAACTAATGAGGGCCATACACAATTCCAAACACAGGATGCCCATATGCATGAACAGGGAAATGGCTCACAGGTTCCTGAATGAGGAACCCATTGAAAACTTCACCTATCCGACGTTCGATCCTGCCTTAACGGCGGACAACCGGGAACCGGAAAAAATGCCGCTGACGCTGTTTTAA
- a CDS encoding XRE family transcriptional regulator produces MSKLSENIRYLRGELNLSQQALADSLKLTRGRYAKYEDGANEPPIDVLISMSKYFKISLDLLLTVDLAKYPIDRILTLADNRIILPITVDGKGENKIEIIPQKASMGYLNGYSDPEYIENLQSLSLPFLRNGKYRAFPTEGDSMPPYNDGTYVVGKYVENIADLKKGKTYIFITRNEGITYKRFQKTSTESISVTPDNDFYEPYDIPKSQILEIWEYACSINTEELGGSGLDMNSIKDMFISLKKEINELKRMNGLEKPKV; encoded by the coding sequence ATGTCAAAACTGTCAGAAAACATAAGGTATTTGAGAGGTGAGCTGAATCTCTCGCAGCAGGCACTGGCCGACAGCCTGAAGCTCACTCGGGGCCGCTATGCCAAATATGAAGACGGCGCCAATGAACCGCCCATAGACGTACTCATCAGCATGTCCAAATATTTTAAAATCAGCCTGGATTTGCTCCTCACGGTAGATCTCGCCAAATATCCAATTGACAGGATACTTACTCTGGCGGATAACCGGATTATTCTGCCTATTACCGTGGATGGAAAGGGTGAAAACAAGATTGAGATCATTCCGCAGAAGGCGTCCATGGGTTACCTGAACGGTTATTCGGATCCGGAGTACATTGAGAACCTGCAGTCTCTTTCCCTGCCCTTCCTAAGGAACGGGAAATACAGGGCTTTCCCCACGGAAGGAGATTCCATGCCGCCTTATAACGACGGCACCTATGTGGTGGGCAAATACGTGGAAAATATTGCCGACCTGAAAAAGGGCAAGACCTATATCTTTATCACCCGAAACGAAGGGATTACCTATAAAAGGTTTCAGAAAACCTCCACAGAAAGTATTTCAGTCACTCCGGACAATGATTTTTACGAACCCTACGACATCCCAAAGTCGCAGATTTTAGAAATCTGGGAATACGCCTGCAGCATCAACACCGAAGAACTGGGCGGCAGCGGCCTGGACATGAATTCCATAAAAGACATGTTTATAAGCCTGAAGAAGGAAATCAATGAGCTTAAGAGAATGAATGGTCTGGAGAAACCAAAAGTATGA
- the dinB gene encoding DNA polymerase IV — translation MERAIVHMDLDTFFVSCERVINSELVDKPVIIGGGDRGVVASCSYETRYFGVHSAMPIKMALKLCPEARVIKGDMELYSRMSQEVTEIIREKVPVLEKASIDEFYLDLTGMDRFFGCYKWTSEVAGSVTKNTGLPISFALSTNKTVSKIGTGEAKPVGRFEIREEGIRPFLNPLSIRKIPMVGNVTFQLLSRVGIRTIQTLSGMPVEVLQQLIGRNGKELWKKANGIDETPVIPYSEKKSISKEHTFSTDTIDIESIKSIITGMVENLAFQLRESGWLTSTVAVKIRYSNFDTETKQFKIAYTAVDHTLTRVALDLFNKLYTRRMRLRLVGVKFTGLVHGNHQMNLFEDTEELISLYQTMDRIKNRFGKAAVGKASGFNFNISQHVS, via the coding sequence ATGGAGAGAGCAATTGTGCATATGGATCTGGATACTTTTTTTGTCTCCTGCGAAAGGGTAATTAACTCTGAACTGGTAGACAAACCCGTTATCATTGGCGGTGGCGACAGAGGCGTGGTGGCTTCCTGTTCTTACGAAACAAGGTATTTTGGCGTTCACTCGGCCATGCCCATCAAGATGGCGCTGAAGCTTTGCCCGGAAGCCAGGGTCATTAAAGGCGACATGGAACTCTATTCCAGGATGTCGCAGGAAGTAACGGAAATTATCCGCGAGAAGGTTCCTGTACTGGAGAAAGCCAGTATAGACGAGTTTTACCTGGACCTTACCGGGATGGACCGCTTTTTCGGCTGCTACAAATGGACCAGCGAGGTGGCGGGTTCGGTGACTAAAAATACAGGCCTGCCCATCAGTTTTGCGCTGTCCACCAATAAGACGGTTTCTAAGATCGGTACGGGCGAGGCCAAGCCTGTGGGCAGGTTCGAAATCCGCGAAGAAGGTATCCGGCCGTTTTTGAACCCGCTGTCCATCCGCAAGATTCCCATGGTGGGCAATGTGACCTTCCAGCTGCTTTCAAGGGTAGGCATCCGGACCATCCAAACCCTCTCGGGCATGCCGGTGGAGGTGTTGCAGCAACTCATCGGCAGGAATGGCAAGGAGCTTTGGAAAAAGGCCAACGGTATAGACGAAACCCCTGTAATTCCTTATTCCGAGAAGAAATCCATCTCCAAAGAGCATACTTTTTCCACAGATACTATTGATATTGAATCCATTAAAAGTATTATTACGGGAATGGTGGAAAATTTGGCCTTCCAGCTCCGGGAATCCGGGTGGCTTACCTCCACCGTGGCCGTCAAGATCCGTTATTCCAATTTCGATACGGAAACCAAACAGTTTAAAATCGCTTATACCGCAGTGGATCATACGCTTACGCGTGTCGCTCTGGATCTTTTTAACAAACTCTACACCCGGCGGATGAGGCTAAGGCTTGTGGGGGTAAAGTTTACAGGTCTCGTGCACGGGAACCACCAAATGAATCTGTTTGAAGATACCGAAGAACTGATCTCGCTGTACCAGACCATGGACAGGATTAAGAACCGTTTTGGCAAAGCTGCTGTAGGCAAGGCTTCAGGTTTTAATTTTAACATCAGTCAGCATGTATCTTAA
- a CDS encoding DNA polymerase III subunit alpha, with translation MYLNCHSYHSLRYGTLSIEELVQQAEKLQVSALALTDINTVTGIYDFYKLCLAKGIKPLVGVEIREGNELYYIALAKSQSGIGEINRLLTGHNCENSPLPKCNPPFSQVYVVYPLENVPETLLEHEFIGVRPEQLNLVFNSMWKRLIHKMVVLAPVTVRTRRDYNLHRILRAVDHNTLISKLTEADFCNPHEILKPVSELRETYRNYPQILANTEKILADCHFSFDFSTPKNKKHFTGTQAGDEELLRTLAYEGLKKRYPAGHTTARLRVEKELKVINRLNFCGYFLITWDIVQYSNRMGFMHVGRGSGANSIVSYCLGITDICPIELDLYFERFLNLNRNSPPDFDIDWSWQNRDVILRYIFDKYGKDHVAFCGTNVEFKYRSIFREVGKVFGLPKDELDVLATKPMAEHEENSVVRLVHKYGKLLEKFPNQRSMHSCGILISEEPITNFTALEMPPKGFPIVQFDMHVAEDIGFEKFDILSQRGLGSIKDTVDLIRRNRGVFVDIKDTTMSKDEAAANEFLSRGKTIGCFYIESPAMRGLLRRLKCDNYRTLVAASSIIRPGVAQSGMMREYIFRHNNPTRFEYFHEVFKEQLGETYGIMVYQEDVIKIALYYGGLSAADGDILRRAMSGKGRSLAALQKVKDDFFASCRKLGHPEQLSKEVYRQIESFAGYSFCKAHSASYAVESYQSLFLKVYYPVEFMVSVINNQGGFYRTEVYVHEARMSGGIIHNPCVNKSLFETTVYGKDIYLGLMHIEKVEGRIARHIPEVREREGEYKSLEDFIKRIPVGIETLQILIFIGAFRFTGKQKNELLIEARLILSTYKPECRMQSLLEEPPRKYSLPQLQRDKFEDAFDEIEILGFPVTCSPFDLLQTKFRGRIMANDLVRYHKKQVKMIAYLISRKHVPTKKGTMFFGTWIDAEGEYFDTAHFPDNLQKYPFQGGGCYLLLGQVEVDFHFPTITVLKMAKMPFIPDPRYALDKEKAYEVHRKINEDVSMTWRQPYPQESEIGLPRNKMV, from the coding sequence ATGTATCTTAACTGTCACAGCTACCACAGTCTTCGCTACGGAACACTCTCCATAGAAGAGCTCGTTCAGCAGGCGGAGAAACTGCAGGTTTCCGCGTTGGCCCTCACGGATATCAACACGGTAACCGGGATATATGATTTTTATAAACTTTGTTTGGCTAAGGGTATAAAACCGCTAGTAGGAGTTGAGATAAGGGAGGGAAATGAACTTTATTATATTGCGCTGGCAAAGTCCCAGAGCGGCATTGGCGAAATAAACCGTTTGCTTACCGGTCATAACTGCGAAAACAGTCCGCTGCCCAAATGCAATCCCCCTTTCAGCCAGGTGTATGTGGTGTATCCGCTGGAGAATGTGCCGGAGACACTTCTGGAACATGAATTCATAGGAGTCCGCCCGGAACAGCTTAATCTGGTCTTTAATTCAATGTGGAAAAGACTGATCCATAAAATGGTAGTCCTGGCTCCGGTTACGGTACGTACACGCCGCGATTATAATCTGCACCGGATTCTGAGGGCAGTAGACCACAATACCCTGATCAGCAAATTGACTGAGGCGGACTTCTGCAATCCCCACGAAATCCTGAAGCCTGTTTCCGAACTTCGGGAGACTTACCGAAACTATCCGCAGATCCTGGCGAATACCGAAAAGATCCTGGCAGACTGCCACTTCAGTTTCGATTTCTCCACTCCTAAAAACAAAAAACATTTTACGGGAACTCAGGCGGGAGATGAAGAGCTGCTGCGTACTTTGGCTTATGAAGGCCTGAAGAAAAGATATCCTGCCGGTCATACTACCGCCCGGTTGCGGGTGGAAAAGGAGCTGAAGGTCATTAACAGGCTCAATTTCTGCGGATATTTCCTCATTACCTGGGATATTGTACAGTACAGTAACAGGATGGGTTTCATGCATGTGGGACGCGGCAGCGGCGCCAACAGTATTGTGAGTTACTGCCTGGGGATTACGGATATTTGCCCGATTGAACTGGATCTTTATTTTGAAAGATTCCTGAACCTGAACAGGAACAGTCCGCCAGATTTCGATATAGACTGGAGCTGGCAGAACCGGGATGTCATCCTTCGGTATATATTTGATAAATACGGAAAGGACCACGTGGCATTCTGTGGGACAAATGTGGAATTTAAATACCGTTCCATCTTCCGTGAGGTCGGAAAAGTGTTTGGCCTGCCAAAGGACGAACTGGATGTGCTGGCTACTAAACCTATGGCAGAACATGAAGAGAATTCGGTGGTCCGGTTGGTGCACAAATACGGAAAACTGCTGGAAAAGTTTCCAAACCAGCGCAGCATGCATTCCTGCGGTATCCTGATTTCCGAGGAGCCTATCACCAATTTCACGGCTTTGGAGATGCCACCCAAAGGTTTCCCCATTGTTCAGTTTGATATGCACGTAGCCGAAGATATCGGCTTTGAAAAGTTTGATATCCTGTCGCAGCGCGGTTTGGGAAGCATTAAAGATACCGTGGACCTTATCCGCAGGAACAGAGGTGTTTTTGTGGACATTAAAGACACCACAATGTCCAAAGACGAAGCTGCGGCCAACGAATTTCTGAGCCGCGGAAAGACCATTGGTTGCTTCTATATTGAAAGTCCGGCCATGCGTGGGCTTTTGCGGCGCCTGAAGTGTGATAATTACCGTACGCTGGTGGCGGCTTCATCCATTATCCGGCCCGGCGTGGCTCAAAGCGGAATGATGAGGGAGTACATTTTCCGGCACAACAATCCTACCCGGTTTGAGTATTTCCATGAGGTGTTTAAGGAACAGTTGGGCGAAACTTACGGAATCATGGTCTATCAGGAAGATGTAATTAAGATTGCGCTCTATTATGGAGGGCTTTCGGCGGCAGACGGTGATATCCTGCGGCGGGCCATGAGTGGTAAGGGCCGGTCGCTGGCGGCCCTGCAGAAAGTGAAAGATGATTTCTTTGCGTCTTGCCGTAAGCTTGGTCATCCGGAGCAGCTTTCAAAAGAGGTTTACCGCCAGATCGAATCCTTTGCGGGCTACTCTTTCTGTAAGGCCCACTCGGCGTCCTACGCGGTAGAGAGTTACCAGAGTCTGTTTCTGAAAGTATATTATCCGGTGGAGTTTATGGTGAGTGTGATCAATAACCAGGGTGGTTTCTACCGTACGGAGGTTTATGTGCACGAGGCACGCATGTCCGGCGGAATTATACATAATCCCTGTGTAAATAAAAGCTTGTTTGAAACTACGGTATATGGCAAAGATATCTACCTGGGGCTGATGCATATTGAGAAAGTGGAAGGCCGGATTGCCCGGCATATTCCGGAGGTACGTGAAAGAGAGGGTGAATATAAATCGCTGGAGGATTTCATCAAAAGAATTCCTGTGGGCATTGAAACCCTTCAGATTCTTATATTCATAGGTGCCTTCCGGTTCACCGGCAAACAGAAAAATGAACTCCTTATTGAAGCACGCTTAATTCTCTCTACCTATAAGCCGGAGTGCCGCATGCAGTCACTGCTGGAAGAACCTCCCAGAAAATACAGCCTGCCCCAACTGCAAAGGGATAAGTTTGAAGACGCCTTTGATGAAATTGAAATACTGGGTTTCCCTGTAACCTGCAGCCCTTTTGATTTGCTTCAGACCAAATTCCGGGGCCGGATTATGGCGAATGACCTGGTGAGGTACCACAAAAAACAGGTGAAGATGATTGCTTATCTCATCTCCCGAAAGCATGTTCCCACCAAAAAAGGTACTATGTTTTTCGGGACCTGGATTGATGCGGAAGGCGAATACTTCGATACAGCCCATTTCCCCGATAACCTTCAGAAATATCCCTTCCAGGGCGGTGGCTGCTATCTTCTTCTGGGGCAGGTGGAGGTGGATTTTCATTTTCCCACCATCACCGTGCTCAAAATGGCCAAGATGCCTTTTATTCCGGATCCAAGGTATGCTTTGGACAAGGAAAAAGCATACGAAGTACACCGGAAAATTAACGAGGATGTAAGTATGACCTGGCGACAGCCCTACCCCCAGGAAAGTGAGATTGGCCTGCCCAGAAACAAGATGGTATAG
- a CDS encoding acyl carrier protein, producing the protein MSDIASRVKAIIADKLDVEETEVTPEASFTNDLGADSLDTVELIMEFEKEFNIQIPDDQAEKITTVGHAIAYIEEVVNK; encoded by the coding sequence ATGTCAGACATTGCATCAAGAGTAAAAGCTATCATTGCTGATAAGCTTGACGTTGAAGAAACGGAAGTTACCCCAGAAGCTAGCTTCACAAACGATTTGGGGGCTGATTCTTTAGATACTGTAGAACTTATCATGGAGTTCGAAAAAGAATTCAACATTCAGATTCCTGACGATCAGGCTGAAAAAATTACTACTGTAGGTCACGCTATCGCGTATATTGAAGAAGTAGTAAACAAATAA
- the fabF gene encoding beta-ketoacyl-ACP synthase II: protein MELKRVVVTGFGALTPIGNNANEYWENLVKGVSGAAPITLFDATNFKTKFACEIKNWDPLNHFDKKEAKKMDRNTQYGMVAAREAVAHSRIIEDNVDKNRIGVIWGSGIGGLETFEHEVLGWANTEIPRFNPFFIPKMIADITPGHISIEYGFHGPNYTTVSACASSANALIDSKMLIQLGKADVIVCGGSEAAVTASGVGGFNAMMALSTRNDDPKTASRPFDKDRDGFVLGEGAGCIVLEEYEHAMKRGATIYAELKGGGMSADAYHMTAPHPEGLGAHMVMKNCLEDAGISADEVDHINMHGTSTPLGDIAESSAISKLLGDHAYDIQINSTKSMTGHLLGAAGVIEAIAALGTIVHGIVPPTINHFTDDENIDSRLDFTFNTAVKKEVNVAMSNTFGFGGHNACVLFKKL, encoded by the coding sequence ATGGAATTGAAAAGAGTGGTAGTAACCGGTTTTGGAGCTTTAACGCCTATTGGCAACAATGCGAACGAATACTGGGAAAACCTTGTAAAAGGTGTGAGCGGTGCTGCTCCTATTACTCTTTTCGATGCCACAAACTTCAAAACCAAGTTTGCCTGCGAAATCAAGAATTGGGATCCACTGAATCACTTCGATAAGAAAGAAGCCAAGAAGATGGACCGCAATACTCAGTACGGAATGGTAGCTGCCCGCGAGGCTGTAGCTCATTCCCGTATTATTGAAGATAACGTAGACAAAAACCGGATCGGGGTAATCTGGGGTTCCGGCATAGGTGGGCTCGAAACTTTTGAACATGAAGTTCTGGGCTGGGCCAATACTGAAATTCCACGTTTTAATCCTTTCTTTATTCCAAAAATGATTGCCGATATCACTCCGGGACACATCTCGATTGAATACGGTTTTCACGGACCCAACTACACCACAGTTTCTGCCTGTGCTTCTTCTGCAAACGCTCTGATTGATTCCAAAATGCTTATCCAGCTGGGTAAAGCGGATGTCATTGTATGCGGGGGATCCGAAGCTGCAGTTACTGCCAGCGGTGTAGGCGGATTTAATGCCATGATGGCACTATCCACACGCAACGATGATCCTAAAACAGCTTCCAGACCTTTTGATAAAGACCGCGATGGTTTTGTACTGGGCGAAGGGGCCGGATGTATCGTTCTGGAGGAATACGAACACGCCATGAAAAGGGGCGCTACAATTTATGCCGAGCTGAAAGGTGGAGGTATGAGTGCGGATGCTTACCACATGACCGCCCCACATCCTGAGGGACTGGGTGCACATATGGTAATGAAAAACTGCCTGGAAGACGCCGGCATTTCGGCAGACGAGGTGGATCATATCAATATGCACGGTACTTCAACTCCGCTGGGCGATATAGCGGAGTCCAGTGCTATTTCCAAACTCCTGGGCGACCATGCTTATGATATTCAGATCAACTCAACAAAATCAATGACCGGACACCTGCTGGGTGCTGCCGGCGTAATTGAGGCTATTGCAGCCCTTGGGACTATTGTACACGGTATCGTACCGCCAACCATCAACCATTTCACGGATGATGAGAATATTGACAGCCGCCTGGATTTCACCTTTAATACGGCTGTAAAGAAAGAGGTGAACGTAGCAATGAGTAACACATTTGGCTTTGGAGGTCACAATGCCTGTGTCCTCTTTAAGAAACTGTAA
- the rnc gene encoding ribonuclease III, with protein MELQKYLPKFLKKRKKVLSEKDYWLSSEISRILGCEIQNISLYREAFSLKGSSKNSEQKNYERLEFLGDSILGSIISCHLFTTYPQANEGYLTQMKSKIVNRKNLNKLGEDLRLTKFLINGNSCTLSENISGNLFEALIGAVYLDQGYTICESIVLERLLTPSEINKLENKIVSYKGLLLEWSQKRKMNIRYETCEETQAKTTVFRCTVWIGDDKISNAVESSKKKAEEKAAQRAFYVLNKKEKIIGPAKTNT; from the coding sequence ATGGAGTTACAGAAATATCTGCCTAAATTCCTAAAAAAAAGAAAAAAAGTACTTTCGGAAAAAGACTACTGGTTAAGTTCGGAAATCAGCCGTATCCTTGGCTGCGAAATCCAGAACATAAGTCTGTACCGCGAGGCATTTTCTTTAAAGGGTTCATCCAAGAATTCCGAACAAAAAAATTATGAGCGTCTGGAATTTCTGGGCGATTCTATTTTAGGGTCCATTATTTCCTGCCATCTCTTCACTACATATCCCCAGGCAAATGAGGGTTATCTTACCCAAATGAAATCCAAGATCGTAAACAGGAAAAATCTCAATAAGCTGGGAGAGGACCTTCGGCTTACCAAATTCCTGATTAACGGAAATTCCTGTACTCTGAGTGAAAATATCTCGGGAAACCTGTTTGAAGCGCTTATAGGGGCCGTGTACCTGGATCAGGGATATACCATATGCGAAAGTATTGTACTGGAGCGCCTTCTGACGCCTTCAGAGATCAATAAACTGGAAAACAAGATAGTCAGCTATAAAGGTCTTCTGCTGGAATGGAGCCAGAAACGCAAGATGAATATCCGTTATGAAACCTGCGAAGAGACCCAGGCCAAAACCACTGTTTTCCGATGCACTGTCTGGATTGGAGACGACAAAATTTCGAATGCTGTAGAGTCCTCCAAGAAAAAAGCTGAAGAAAAAGCAGCACAGCGCGCATTTTACGTTTTAAATAAGAAAGAAAAGATAATTGGACCTGCAAAAACTAACACTTGA
- a CDS encoding IPExxxVDY family protein, which yields MDLQKLTLDNCEEDDVMIALVRLVKRIPDHEFFFHINRINSFCFERIDDLIVEGVFYTYHFSAFRGYSRESRTCFRFISNKSVFSVQKKEVTELFAGEEEVKFLLEAYPDSDYILTSPDKCADFSLILLPENLCFQLQEIPLGFDEKLFHTLQYYE from the coding sequence TTGGACCTGCAAAAACTAACACTTGATAACTGTGAGGAGGACGATGTGATGATCGCCCTGGTGAGGTTGGTGAAGAGAATTCCTGATCATGAATTTTTTTTCCATATTAACAGGATCAATAGTTTTTGCTTTGAAAGGATAGACGATTTAATAGTAGAAGGTGTTTTCTATACCTACCACTTCTCTGCTTTCAGGGGTTACAGCAGGGAGAGCCGCACGTGTTTTCGTTTTATCAGCAATAAGTCCGTTTTTAGTGTACAGAAAAAGGAAGTTACAGAACTTTTTGCCGGCGAGGAGGAAGTAAAGTTTTTGCTTGAGGCATATCCTGATTCGGATTATATCCTGACATCCCCTGACAAATGTGCCGATTTTTCCTTAATTTTACTACCTGAAAACCTGTGCTTTCAGCTGCAGGAGATTCCATTGGGTTTCGATGAGAAACTCTTCCATACACTTCAGTATTATGAATAA
- the pyk gene encoding pyruvate kinase: MNKYLKKTKIIATLGPATATKEIMTDMVKAGVDIFRINFSHADYEIVRNNVKLIREINQELGSSVGILGDLQGPKLRVGVVKEGSYLNPGDILTFTNVKMEGDSKTVYMTYKDFPKDVKPGERILIDDGKLVLQVIETNEVDIVKAVTVQGGPLSSKKGVNLPNTNVSLPALTEKDIQDANFMMDLELDWIALSFVRHAQDITDLKQLLAKHPNQVKTPIIAKIEKPEGVKNIEQILLECDGLMVARGDLGVEVPMEEVPAIQKMLVEKARNYAKPVIIATQMMETMITSLTPTRAEVNDVANSVLDGADAVMLSGETSVGRYPVEVVQNMTKIVKNIENTNFYIQKNSPIEKEFNCIDTRFITNRICLAAVRIAKSTDVEAIITHTHSGYTAFQISAHRPNSHIIVFSSNRRVTTMLNLLWGVRAYYYDSQKSTDETILQVNEMVSKLGYVEEGDFVINLNATPAGEGGKTNTLRLTTI, from the coding sequence ATGAATAAATATTTAAAGAAGACCAAGATAATAGCCACTTTGGGTCCGGCAACGGCAACCAAAGAAATCATGACTGACATGGTGAAGGCAGGCGTGGATATTTTCCGGATTAATTTCTCCCATGCAGACTATGAGATCGTACGCAATAATGTGAAACTTATACGTGAGATCAATCAGGAATTGGGTTCTTCCGTAGGTATTTTGGGCGATCTGCAGGGCCCCAAGCTCCGCGTAGGTGTGGTGAAAGAAGGTTCATATCTTAACCCGGGAGACATTCTTACGTTTACAAATGTGAAAATGGAAGGTGACTCCAAGACGGTGTACATGACCTATAAGGATTTCCCAAAAGATGTGAAACCCGGCGAACGCATCCTTATTGATGACGGAAAACTCGTGCTTCAGGTTATTGAAACAAATGAAGTGGATATAGTGAAGGCAGTGACCGTTCAGGGTGGACCGCTGAGCTCAAAGAAAGGCGTAAACCTTCCAAATACAAATGTTTCATTACCGGCGCTTACAGAGAAGGATATTCAGGACGCCAATTTTATGATGGACCTGGAACTGGACTGGATAGCACTCTCCTTCGTGAGGCATGCACAGGACATCACTGACCTTAAGCAGTTGCTGGCTAAGCATCCAAATCAGGTTAAGACACCCATCATCGCTAAGATAGAGAAGCCTGAAGGTGTAAAGAATATTGAGCAGATCCTCCTGGAGTGTGACGGCCTGATGGTGGCACGTGGTGACCTGGGTGTGGAAGTACCTATGGAAGAAGTTCCGGCCATCCAGAAGATGCTTGTAGAAAAGGCACGTAATTATGCCAAACCGGTGATCATTGCTACCCAAATGATGGAAACCATGATTACAAGCCTAACGCCCACGCGTGCGGAGGTAAATGATGTGGCCAACTCTGTTCTGGACGGTGCCGATGCGGTAATGCTTTCCGGCGAGACTTCCGTGGGACGCTATCCGGTGGAAGTAGTACAGAATATGACTAAAATTGTTAAGAATATTGAAAATACTAACTTCTATATTCAGAAAAATTCTCCAATAGAAAAGGAGTTTAACTGTATAGACACCCGTTTTATAACCAACAGGATTTGTCTGGCGGCTGTCCGTATTGCCAAAAGTACGGATGTGGAGGCCATTATTACACATACCCATTCCGGATATACAGCATTCCAGATTTCCGCACACAGGCCCAATTCGCACATCATTGTCTTCAGTTCCAACCGAAGAGTAACTACCATGCTGAATTTACTTTGGGGGGTGCGCGCCTACTATTACGATTCCCAAAAGTCTACGGACGAAACGATCCTGCAGGTAAATGAAATGGTGAGTAAACTCGGTTACGTGGAGGAGGGCGATTTCGTGATCAACCTGAATGCAACACCGGCCGGTGAAGGGGGCAAGACCAATACTTTAAGATTGACAACTATTTAA
- a CDS encoding helix-turn-helix domain-containing protein — MEQKIHQGRNVKRFREMLGIKQEALAFDLGEDWNQKKISLLEQKDVIEDPLLKKISEVLKIPVEAFQNFDEEQAVNIIANTINNNDHSVMHSLYIKNATINPIDKLIELHEEKIALYERMLKEKEEMMERLEKLLGKSDV; from the coding sequence ATGGAACAGAAAATACATCAGGGCCGGAATGTAAAACGCTTCAGGGAAATGCTGGGCATTAAGCAGGAGGCACTGGCCTTTGACCTGGGTGAAGACTGGAACCAGAAGAAAATCTCACTGCTTGAGCAGAAAGACGTGATTGAGGATCCTTTGCTGAAGAAAATCTCGGAGGTGCTGAAAATCCCGGTGGAGGCATTTCAGAATTTTGATGAGGAGCAGGCTGTGAATATTATCGCTAATACAATTAATAATAATGATCATTCAGTAATGCATTCTTTATATATTAAAAATGCCACTATCAATCCAATTGATAAATTAATCGAGTTACACGAGGAAAAGATTGCGCTTTACGAAAGGATGTTAAAGGAGAAGGAAGAGATGATGGAGAGGCTTGAAAAGCTATTAGGAAAATCTGATGTTTAG